A genomic stretch from Candidatus Eisenbacteria bacterium includes:
- a CDS encoding FMN-binding protein, with protein sequence MRLAVAAMVLLAAFGARAQEGAFLSEAEAPRAVFPRADGFERREVPATPERRTKVTQALGGALPSMWEERWVVFRVSSDGTNVGWAIIVEEIGKHRPITFVVGLRPDRSVEDVAVMSYREAYGGEIRSPRFLRQYAGKTPQDDLRAYQGVKNIAGATLSVEAASRAVHKAQAIATLLDEAGS encoded by the coding sequence ATGCGCCTGGCGGTGGCGGCGATGGTGCTCCTCGCGGCGTTCGGCGCGAGGGCGCAGGAGGGGGCCTTCCTCAGCGAGGCGGAGGCGCCCCGAGCGGTGTTTCCGAGGGCCGACGGGTTCGAGCGACGCGAGGTTCCCGCGACGCCCGAACGGCGGACCAAGGTCACGCAGGCGCTCGGCGGCGCGCTGCCGTCGATGTGGGAGGAGCGGTGGGTCGTCTTCCGTGTCTCGAGCGACGGGACGAACGTCGGATGGGCGATCATCGTCGAGGAGATCGGCAAGCATCGGCCCATCACGTTCGTCGTCGGCCTGCGTCCCGATCGAAGCGTCGAGGACGTCGCCGTCATGTCGTATCGCGAGGCATACGGTGGCGAGATCCGGAGCCCCCGCTTCCTGCGCCAGTACGCGGGCAAGACGCCGCAGGACGACCTGCGCGCCTACCAGGGGGTCAAGAACATCGCGGGCGCGACGTTGTCGGTCGAGGCGGCCAGCCGCGCCGTGCACAAGGCGCAGGCGATCGCAACCCTCCTGGACGAGGCCGGATCGTGA
- a CDS encoding FAD:protein FMN transferase: MRALALVIGALAVVTGAQAATQVHYVMGAFLRVTVDDDVPARALDACFSDARALDRTFSRYDAGSELTRLNAAGGGPAGPSMRSGLASALELERTTDGAFDVSVGALTRLWRRPSRPDADEIATARATVGAVALTPDGVRLGRGTELDFDGFAKGLAVDACVAHLRAAGARRALVSFGESSIYALGAPRDAMAWTFDVRGPDPETVVARLRLRDQAASVSAVYGGEGKRSRNAVGHIVDPRSGRPLAQDVVGVVVAPSAASAEALSKAVLVWGLGGLARVERLGGVRAARLTRSGVACGREMQRARALVAFDHPRSLDVVQAALR, from the coding sequence GTGAGAGCGCTCGCGCTCGTGATCGGGGCGCTCGCCGTCGTGACGGGCGCGCAGGCCGCGACCCAGGTGCACTACGTGATGGGGGCCTTCCTGCGCGTGACGGTCGACGACGACGTGCCGGCGCGCGCGCTCGATGCATGCTTCTCCGACGCGCGCGCGCTCGACCGGACCTTCTCCCGCTACGACGCCGGCAGCGAGCTCACGCGTCTGAACGCCGCCGGTGGCGGGCCCGCTGGACCGTCGATGCGCAGCGGCCTCGCCAGCGCGCTCGAGCTCGAGCGAACGACGGACGGCGCCTTCGACGTGAGCGTCGGTGCGCTGACGCGGCTCTGGCGCCGGCCGTCGCGACCCGACGCGGACGAGATCGCAACCGCGCGCGCGACGGTGGGGGCGGTGGCCCTCACGCCGGACGGCGTCCGGCTCGGCCGGGGCACCGAGCTCGACTTCGACGGCTTCGCGAAGGGGCTCGCGGTCGACGCGTGCGTCGCGCACCTGCGCGCCGCCGGTGCACGACGCGCGCTCGTCAGCTTCGGCGAGAGCAGCATCTACGCGCTCGGCGCGCCCCGGGACGCAATGGCGTGGACGTTCGACGTGCGCGGCCCCGACCCCGAGACGGTCGTCGCACGGCTGCGCCTGCGGGACCAGGCGGCGTCCGTGTCCGCCGTCTACGGAGGCGAAGGCAAGCGCTCGCGCAACGCCGTCGGCCACATCGTCGATCCGCGCTCGGGACGGCCGCTCGCGCAGGACGTCGTGGGCGTCGTCGTGGCGCCGAGCGCCGCGAGCGCCGAAGCGCTGTCGAAGGCCGTCCTCGTCTGGGGCCTGGGCGGCCTCGCACGCGTCGAGCGCCTGGGCGGCGTACGCGCGGCCCGGCTCACGCGGAGCGGCGTCGCGTGCGGCCGCGAGATGCAGCGCGCGCGGGCGCTCGTCGCCTTCGACCATCCGCGCTCGCTCGACGTCGTACAGGCTGCGCTCCGATGA